GTGGTGTTTCGCAGGTATCACTGCACTAGTGCCCTTTGAGCAGTGGAAAGTCATCCTTGGTGGGTCATTGACTCCGGCGGTCACGGATTTTCTGCTACCAAGAACCCGACTAGCAAAACCATTTGCATCCTTGCACTAGCAGCGGCGCGCAGCGGTGAAGATGCAGTGCTGAACACTAGGCTGTTGTGCGGCTGCCAAGCCGATCTGATCAATGACAAAAAGCGGTGACTCCAAACTGCAGGGAGTCACCGCTTGTCGTGAGTTTACGCCGTAAGAAAAGGGTGTTGTATTCTTTTCAGTTTTCCAGCGTAGCGATGATTAGGCGCGTGCCTGAACCTGTGGCTTGCGGCCAACACGGGCACCGGATACACCACCGGCAACAGCGGCAGCCAGTGCCAGCAGCAGCCCGAAGAAGCCCCACAGGGAGTACTTCGCAGCAGCATCGGTAGCGTCATCGGTTGCCTGCAGGGCATCGTCGACGGCCTGTTCAGCCTGTACAGAAAGCTCATCGATCTGCTCGGAGGCGTTATCGAGACCCTGCTTGATTTCGCGAACTGACTTCTCATAGGCGTCGGCCGCATTGTCAGCTGCCTGACGTGCCTCTTCCGGAGTCATGTCGGTGTTCTTCTGCAGGGAAGCAGCAACCGCGTCGCGGTCAACACTGTCGGCAAGATCGTTGGCACGATTCTGCAGTTTTTCACCAGTGTTCTTCAAGATCTCTTCAGCGTTTTGCGGATTGGTTGCCAGCTGCTTGGCGGCGTCAGCAACATCATCCTTGGCAGCATCAAGCTGATCCTGCAGGTAAGCAGGCTGCAGTTTCGGATCGTCGGTATCTTTCAGGATCTGCTTGACGTCAGCAGTAGCCTGATCGGTATCAATATTGCTCAAGCTGTCGGCAGCCTTATCGGTGCCAATGCTAATGAGATCGCCTGCGCCACCGGCAACAGTAGAAACACCCTTGCCAGCCACGTTCGCCACGGAACCGAGGATTGAACCAGCGGTGTTCACTGCGGCGACGGTACCCCAGGACAGGGCGACAACAAGTACCAGCACGCTAGTTGCCCAGGTGATGAACCCGTGTACGAAGCCAACCCGGCCGCTGGTGAGACCGGCTACGAAGCCGGCAATACCGAACGAGACGAGGAAGTTGATAATCGTCCAGATGATGATGCCGATGCCGGCACCGTTGGTGACATCATCTGATGCCGGGCTTAACAAACCGAGCCCGATGGCATTGCCGATCAGCGACAAGGTGAGGAATACCGAGACAAAGCTCACCACACCGGCAAAGATCGCACCCCACGAGAGGTTTGCGCCAGCTTCTTCATCGCGCAGATAAGAATAAAATTTAGTTGCCATAAAAGCAGTCCTTTCTCAATGAACTAACCCTCAGCATGGGTGCAAGGGTCGTCACACACCACGCAAAGGGGGTATTCATGCTATCAATAGGGGGCAAACTATCGAAAAATATCGCTGCATTCTTAAGGTTTTTGTGGTTAATGTTGTGATCAATTCGCGAAAGTGAAAGATGTCACACAAGCATGGGGTTGTAGCAACCAACCCGCCATCCCCGCCCTAAAACCGAACCCCTCACCCCCACCCTGCCGAATGTGAAACGACCGCGTGCAACACTGTTGGCAATCCCCTATTGCCGAGGTTGGCGACCGTTGCAAATCCAAAGTGCGCGGCTTCGCCCCTGGTGTAGTGCAGGTGTCACATTCGCAGCATCGATGAGACAACGGTGACGCCCCACACCATTTCCCAAAACAGCCTCTGGAAGTGACGAGACTGCGACAAACATTAGCTTCTAGGCCACTGCGTGGCGTCCACCGATCCACCGCATGGCTACGGGCGCGGATATTCGGTGATCATTGCGATTAGCGCATCAAGGTTCAATGCTGCTTCCAACGTGTCGGCGATAATATCAAGTTGGGCCTCACGGGCCGCAGCAAAACTCGTGTTATCAGCAACAATAAAGGAGTCCTGCTTTCCACAGCAGGCCGCAATGGTCGCTAAGAATGATCGCCGAAATTCGTCATCTTCGCACAGGCCGTGCAAATGGGTTCCAAAACTTGCCCCGGTAACCGCACCGTGGGTGCCAAAAGGCCACGGCGTTTCGGTGTTATTCACCTCCCGGCCATGATGGATCTCGTAGGCACCAGATTCATAGCGTTGCAGTATTTTTTCTTCGCCAAATTCGATATCACAGGCGAACACCCCAAGACCCTCGACAGCAGTAGCAACACCGGCCTCGACCGGATCGATGATGCTACGGCACAGCATCTGAAAGCCGCCACAAATCCCTAACACTGGAAGCTGCTGCTCGGCGCGATAAACAATTGCTTCATCAAGTTTACGTTCCCGCAGCCAGCGAAGATCAGCCACTGTGGCTTTCGAACCAGGAAGCACCAACAGATCGGCTTGCCGGACACTTGCCGGATCATCAACCCACCGCACCCGCACCCCAGGTTCCACAGCAAGTGCTTCGACATCGGTGGCATTAGAGATCCGGGGCAGGCGAATTGCTGCAATATCGAGCATTGCTGAGCCAAGTGGCGGTAAACCAGGGCCGATCGTGTTGCCAAGTTGGGATTGCAGCGAATCCTCGGCGTCAATCCACAGCCCAGGAATATAGGGCACAACCCCCAGGGTGGGGATACTTAAGCGTTGCGTTAACGTATCAAGCCCCGGTTGCAGAATCGTTGCATCACCGCGAAATTTATTGACGATAAACCCGGCAATATGTGCAGCGTCAGCAGGATCAACAATGGTGGCGGTGCCATAAAAATGGGCGAGCACCCCACCACGGTCAATATCGCCCACGAGCAGCACCGGCATGGCACCTGCGGCGTCGAGCAGGCCAAAGTTCGCCACATCGGTTTCCCGCAGATTAATCTCGGCAGGTGAGCCAGCCCCTTCCACAATGACCACATCGAAGCGGGCTTCCAGGTCACGCAGCGCTTGCCCGGCAAGCTGCCGCAGGTGGGATCGATGATGAATATAACTGCGGGCACTCACCTGACCGGCAGCGATGCCCTGCACCACAAGCTGACTTTGCCGGTCTGATCCGGGTTTCAACAGGATCGGGTTGAATTCGACGGACGGTTCAAGCCCGCAGGCAGCAGCCTGCAATGCTTGCGCCCGGCCGATTTCGCCGCCGGCAGGGCACACCGCTGAGTTGTTGGACATGTTTTGTGCTTTAAACGGGGCAACCCGTATGCCCCGGCGGGTGAATGCCCGACACAAGCCGGCAACAATCACCGATTTTCCCGCATCTGATGTTGTCCCTGCGACAAGAACTGCTGTCATCGTCCATCTGCCTTGCTCAAAGTTGGTGCTGCTGCTGGCTTAGCCGGTGATGCGACGATCATGGTCGAAGGTGTCGATTTCGGGATCTGCCAGGGTAAGGATTTCGTTTCCTGTTTCGGTGATCACAATGGTGTGTTCGAATTGGGCGGTGAATTGCCGATCGCTGTTTTGAATCGTCCAGCCATCATCCCATGTCTCATAGGCAAGATCACCAAGGTTAATCATCGGCTCAATGGTGAGGGTCATCCCGGGGGTGAGCACATCGCGATAGGCCATCGAATCATAATGGAGCACCACGAGACCATTGTGGAAGGTAGGGCCGACACCGTGCCCGGTGAAGTCGGTGACAACCTGATAGCCGAAACGGTGCGCATAGCTTTCAATAACCCGGCCAATAACGTTGATTTCACGGCCTGGTTTGGCAGCTTTGATGCCGCGCAGCGTCGCTTTATGGGTTCGTTCGACCAGTAGCCGGTGTTCTTCGCTGACATCTCCGGCAAGGAATGTGCGATTGCAGTCACCGTGCACCCCACCGTGGAAGGCGGTCACATCGATGTTGACGATGTCGCCATCTTCGATAACTGTGGTGTCAGGGATGCCGTGGCACACAATTTCGTTGAGCGAGACACAACACGATTTCGGGAAACCCCGATAGCCCAACGTTGACGGGTAGGCGCCGTGGTCGCAAAGATATTCGTGCACAATCTGGTCAAGCGCATCAGTGGTTATCCCGGGTGCGACTGCTTTACCGGCAATGGCCAGCGCATTAGCGGCTAACCGGCTGGCTTCCCGCATGGCGGCAATGGTTTCTGCGGACTGCACATAGGGTTCGCCGCACGCCTCTTGGACAGTGTCTTTCCACACATATTCCGGTCGAGTAATCGACTTCGGAACTTTCCGAATTGGGGTGGGTTTGCCAGGGGTGAGGGGCCGTGATGCAGACATAACCGATGATTCTAGCTCATTGTTTGCCGCGGGTTCGCAGACCTAAATCACCGCCGCACGATCTTGGTACCCGCGTGCAACAACAGGTTTGAAGCAGCCATCCTGTAAGCCCTGGCTTCTCGTTATCTCAGGGGGCATTGCCCAGGGTGCTAGACCCCTGATCCGGGATTGCTTTCGCAACAGATTGTGACGAAACCTTACCCGCCGCGGTAAGCGGCGGGCATCGTCTGCCGCTGTTGTATTCCACGGTTTACTGCTATCCCAATCCTTGTTCGTCAAGGGCGCGAAGGAAATGGTCGGTGACAGCCACCGCCGATTCACTGCCGCCCCCGAGAACGATCAGTGTGGCGAAGGCGATATCGCCCCGATAGCCGGCAAACCAAGCATGCGAACCTCCCGCAATTTCAGCTTCCCCTGTTTTGCCGTAGACATCACCAGCAGCACGCATGCCGCGGGCAGTACCCTGCTGGGTAACGGCAAGCATCATCTGCTGCAGTTGGGCGATCGCTTCCGGGGCAGGGGCTGGTGGGGCCGGGTCGGTGGCGGAATGATCCCCGGCGATGAGATACGGTTCCGGGGTGGCACCGTGTGCGGCGGTTGCAGCAACTAACGCCATCCCAAACGGGCTGGCAAGATCTTTGCCTTGACCAAATCCGGCTTCGGTACGATCAACGAGTTCCTCCCCTTCCGGTACTTGGCCGGTCACTGTGTCAAGCCCTTGAATGTGATAGTCACGACCCAGCCCGAATTGGGCTGCCACGCTTTTCAGCTCACCGGGGGCTAGGCGAGCAGAGATGTCGGCAAAGGTGGTGTTACACGATGAGGCAAACGCTCGCAGCAGCGGCACCGATCCAAGGGAAAACGCATTGTAGTTGGTGACAATGCGATGCCCAATGTCCATGGTTCCGGGGCACGGCACAATACTGCCAGGAGTGACGCCTTGTCGCTCCATACCTGCGGTGGCGGTGATGATCTTAAACGTCGATCCGGGTGGATATTGCCCCATGAGGGCAACAGGCCCATCTTCGTCGGCGCGGCCAGTTTGGGCGACAGCCAGGATTGCCCCGGTGGAAGGCCGGATCACCACCATCATGGTTTTCATTTCTTGCCGCAAATCAACTGCAGCTTGCGCCGCCTGCTGCATGCGCGGATCCAGGGAGATTGCAATGGCAGGCGCCGGTGAAGGATCGTTGCGGGTCAGGGTGTCGATCACTGCACCATGTTCGTTAACACTGGCAACCAGCCACCCTCGCTCCCCTTCCACATCGGTGGCAACCGCCTGTTTCACCCGTCCAATAATTTCCGGGGCGAAGTTGGGATCGGTGGCCACAAGGTCAGCTTCTTCATTTACCACCACCCCTTGCACACCGGCTAAGGCTTGGGCAACCTGCTTGCCTGGTGCTTCCCCCAGCACCGCCACCGAATATGGCCCATTGACGGCTTTTGCCGCAATACTTAACTCCCGCGGATCAACCGGCGGTACAGCAGCATCCCCGTGGTTTGCTCGGGCTTGCTCAAATGCGGCTGCGATCTCTGCGGCTGCCAGCGCCGGATTGGGGGTGATCTGTGCATTAAGCAAAATCCGGTAGACCATGCCCGGGTTCAGCACCGCACGGCCATCGGCCGCAACAACGGAGGCACGTTTAGCCGGCAGTCCGCGCAGTTCAAGATGCTGCCCGGCACCGAGTTGGGGATGAACCACTGACGGTTTGATCCGCACCTGCCACTGTTTGGCAGTTTGGGTCATGAGTGCCTGCGTGTCATAGCTGAAGTGCCGATCACCGGGAAGAGCCCAGTCGATAGTAAACCGTGCAGTCACCTGCTGTCCTTCACCGGTGATATCCGCTAGCTGCATGGACAGCGACTCTGCCTGTAAGCCCTGAGCTGAGGCCTGAAATAGCGACTCGGTTGCTTGCGGATCATCGGTGAAAGCACCGGCGGCCGAAAAATCCTCAGCAGAAAGCGCCGCTGCAAAATCTTCGGCGACCGGATCGGGCTGCGGAGGTTTCGGTGTGCAGGCAACTCCCGCCACCAAACACAGCACCACCATCAGCGCGGAAACGACACGTTGCATAACCGGCAACTGTACCGCCTGTATGCACCCAAGAGCGTTTCCCACTCCGCGGCAGACAAAGCGGGATCAGCCAAGGTACCTCACCGCACCTCGACCGATTCCCGTGCCTGCCCGGTTACCGAAGAAACACTGGCAACGAAGTAACCCTGAAAAAGTAGTTCCCCTGAAAAAAAGTAACCCTGGTACATCAGTGCGTGAGACCAGGGAATCACCACAGTGTTGCAAACCCAACTTTTGCTGCTGTTGCTGATTGCCAACTGTCCGCAGTGGCGACACTGCGCACAAACGATCGCGGCCGCTGCGCACAGCACCTGGCTGCGCGCAGCGGCATGGGACAAGCTGTTAGCGAGTCACTTTCACTTCCGGTGCACCGGTTGCTTCCACATCGCCCATCTCTTCGGCAAGCCGCATCGCTTCCTCAATGAGCGTTTCGACAATCTTCGATTCCGGGACAGTTTTAATCACTTCACCCTTGACGAAGATTTGGCCTTTACCGTTGCCGGATGCCACACCCAGGTCGGCGTCACGTGCCTCACCAGGACCGTTCACCACACAACCCATCACCGCAACTCGCAGCGGCACTTCCATGCCTTCCAGCGCAGCAGTGACTTCTTCCGCGAGGGTGTAGACATCAACCTGAGCACGGCCACACGACGGGCAGGAAACAATCTCTAACTTGCGGGGACGCAGATTCATCGACTGCAGAATCATGTCGCCGACTTTGATTTCTTCCACCGGCGGAGCAGACAGCGAGACCCGGATCGTATCGCCAATACCCTCAGCCAACAGGGCACCAAATGCCACCGACGACTTGATTGTGCCTTGGAAGGCCGGACCTGCCTCAGTCACACCAAGGTGCAGCGGATAGTCGCAGGCTTCCGCCAGCTGACGATAGGCCTCCACCATGGTCACTGGATCATGGTGTTTCACCGAAATCTTGATGTCCCCAAAGCCGTGATCCTCAAACAAACTGGCTTCCCACAGCGCGGATTCGACCAGCGCCTCCGGAGTGGCTTTGCCATATTTGTCCATGATCCGCTGATCGAGCGAACCGGCGTTCACCCCGATACGGATCGGAATACCGGCGTCCCGGGCAGCGTGGGCAACTTCTTTGACGCGACCGTCGAATTCTTTAATGTTGCCAGGATTCACCCGCACCGCGGCACAGCCGGCATCAATTGCAGCAAAAATATATTTCGGCTGGAAGTGAATATCAGCAATCACCGGAATCGGTGATTTTTTCGCAATAATCGGCAACGCTTCCGCGTCGATCGGTTTCGGGCACGCCACCCGCACAATATCGCAGCCAGTAGCGGTCAGCTGCGCAATCTGCTGAAGGGTGGCGTTAATATCGTGGGTTTTCGTGGTGGTCATCGACTGCACCGAGATCGGGTGATCGCTGCCCACCCCCACTTTGCCAACCATAAAATTCCTGGTCTTGCGCCGGGGCGCCAACACCGGCGGCGGGGTGGGGGGCATTCCTAAACCAATGGGGGTGCTCACAGTGACTGTCACACTTTCACGTTGAAAAAACTAGAAACCAATACTTTACAAAAATGAGAACAACGCTACGTGTCGCAACACGCACCGGCTGATGGATCTTCTTCCGGGATGCTTCCACCCTCTGCCAGCCCGCAGACGGCGAATGCTGATGGGGTTTACGGCGGATGATCACACCATGCGTCTTCAACCCTAGCGGGCGATGCACAATTTCGCCCATTACCGTACTTGCTGCCTTGGCAAATCACTTCGAGCAGTACTCATCGTCACTGCGGTGCGTGTCGAAACTGTTACAGCACGGATATGGGGTTGACAATGTCGGCAACAATAATGACCACACCAACCACAACCAGTAGTGCTGAAACACCGACAATGATCGGCACGATCGGCCCGTAGTGCACCGGACCGAGTGGAGCTAACCCGCGCAGCCGACGAATCCGGTCACGAATCACTTCGTAGCAGACAATAGCCACATGGCCGCCGTCGAGCGGTGGTACCGGAAGCACGTTAAATAATGCGAGGAAAAAGTTGAGCGACGCGAGCATGAGCAAAAACGCGGACCAATGAGAACCTGCGGCAAGCTCCCCGCCGATCCGGGTCGCCCCAACGACCGACATCGGCGATTCCGCATCCCGGTCACCGCCAAAGACAGACTGCACCACTCCAGGTATTGCCAGCGGGAATTTCGCCAACCCGTACGCGGTTTGCTGCAGCATAAACCCGCTGAATTCTACAGCGGCGGGCACAGCCGACACGGCGGAATATTCCCGCCACACAGCAGGGGTCGTACCGCGCACCCCGATTGCACCGACGGTCGTCGGCACCAGTTCGCCTGCCTCGTTCGGCACCAGTCGGGTAACTGATTCCACCGGCACATCCAGCAACAGTTCACGGCCGTCACGCTCCACTGTCAACGTGGCAACCTGTGCGGGACGTTGCCGCAGCAGTGCAGCCACTTCACCAAAGGAACGTGTCGTTTCGCCGTCGACAGCGGCAATAATATCGCCCGGCAACACTCCTGCTGTGGCAGCAGGACCTGTCCCTGTGCAATCACTGAAACGCTCCGCATCATACTGCTGTTCCGGTACACAACTGGTGGACTCTACGACGGCTCGTACGTCGGCTTTCGGGTCAGGCAAGCCAGCACCGACAGCGACGACATAGAGCACTGTCACCCCGATGAGAATATTCATCGCGATACCACCCAGTAGTGTCGCGATGCGGCGCAGCGCTGATTTCCGCACCATCGCATACGGTGCTTCTTCTGGGGTGAGTTCATCCAGGGAAGTCATCCCGGCGATGTCGCAAAATCCACCAAACGGGAGTGCTTTGATGCCATAGGTGGTGTGTCCGCGTTGCACACTCCACAGAGTGGGGCCGAAACCGATAAAGAATCGGCGCACCCGCATGCCGGACAGCCGCGCGATGAGATAATGCCCGAATTCGTGCAGTGCAATAGTCAGTGCAATACCGACTGCAAACAGCACAGCTCCTGTTGCAAAACCCACGAATAGCCCAACCCTTCCTTGAAAAAACACTTCACCGACGGCAAAGTGTGTGTCGCGAAACTACCACACCGCCACCGGCCAGCGGCGAAACGGTGCATCCGCACCACATTTGCACTGGCCAGTGCAGCAGGCAACCACCGGGGAACGACGCCGGCACAGTGCTGCGCTTCCACCCCTTCCGGGTTTCCTTGTCGCAGTGCTGGCAGCATTCAATTTTTTTGGCAGCTCACAGGTAGCGACTGCGACAGTGGCGAAATACCATGCGGTAGTGCACGCAGTAAACGTTTGCCCGCCCGGCGTTGAGCCCGACGAGCAGTGTGCTAGCGCACCCAACTATCCATTACCTGGTGTGCCTGCCGCCGGGCGGCCTGCTCCACGGTGAGCACATCATCAATAGTGGTCGGGGTGACTTCCGCAAAGTCGGGGCGTGCATCAAACACGGCAGCAATAGTATCGACAATCTGTGGGAAAGCGATGTCACCGGCGACAAATCTCGCCACAGCTTCCTCATTGACGGCGTTATACACCGACGGGTAGCTGCGCCCGGCGTCACTGGCGAAGGCGGCCAGCTGCACCGCTGGGAAGTTGTCATTATCAACCGGCGCAAAATCCCACTGACTTGCTTGCAGAAAATCCAATGCCGGCTGCACGTTCGTGAACCGCTCCTCCAATCCGAGCGCGTAGGCGATCGGTAATTTCATCGAAGGAGGGCTGGCCTGAGCGATAGTGGCGCCATCGACGAACGTCACCATCGAGTGCACAATTGACTGCGGATGAACCACCACATCGATAGCTGCAGCAGGCATGTCAAACAATAACGTCGCTTCGATAAGCTCTAGCCCTTTATTCACCAACGTCGCCGAATTCAGGGTGTTCATCTGCCCCATCGACCAGGTTGGGTGAGCAAGCGCCTGCGCTGGGGTAACATCCATCATCTCCGCGCGTGTTTTGCCCCGGAACGGTCCGCCGGAGGCGGTCAGCACCAACCGACTCACCTCCTCGCGACGCCCCGATCGGAGACATTGCGCCATTGCTGAATGTTCCGAATCAACCGGCACAATCTGTCCTGGGGCGGCCAAATCGAGCACCAGCTGTGAGCCGGTAACCAGTGATTCTTTGTTGGCTAACGCTAATTTCGCACCAATCTCCAACGCCGCACAGGTGGCGTGAATCCCGGTCGCCCCTACAAGCGCGTTGAGCACAATATCCGGGTTCTCTGCTTGCCGCACCAGTTGCTCAGCCGCCTGGGACCCACCGATCACCGTTCCGCCAAGTGCCTCACCAACCTGCTGGGCGACCTGCTCATTTGCGCAAGCAACCTGATGTGGTTGCAAACCAAACTGGCGTGCCTGAGCAATGAACAATTCTGGTTGCCCACCACCGGCGGCGATACCTATCAGCTCGAAGCGATCTGCATGCTGCGCGATGACTTCGAGAGCTTGAGTACCGATTGATCCTGTCGATCCAAGGACAATGACGCTGCGTTTGCTCGATTCCATGTGTGCCATTGTTTCATGGTCGCAGCTGCAGCGTCACCATTGAAGGTGGGAGCCTGTGGCGATAGCCCAAAAGTGGAGTTACACAAGCCACGCTCACACAGCCGACAACCGTTCGGTATCCAAAATCTCCGATTGCGCGCACCATGCTGTTCGGTTCTTATGGGGAATATAACAGCGCTTACTGCCCCAATCCGGCAAACACTGTCCTTGTGCGCCCCACCCCGGCACACACCCTAGCAATGACAGACGGTGCGTCCCCTTCCCCATTCCCCACCCCCGCATGGGGTAGTCTCTGCGCACTGACAACGGGAGCGAATATTGAGATACGTCACATCAGTAGTCTTTTTTCGTGTTTAACACCGGCAAAGATCAACCCGTTACGAAGAAAGTATGAAAAGATAGCAGGTAAGTATCGCATCGCCGCACACCCCTAATGATTCAATTGGGGTATCGACGATGCGAACAATCATGCGGGAACAGTGTCACGCATTGCCCTGTTCGTTTCGCGAAAAGCAACCTCGGACTGGGATGCTTGTGACCGTCTTCCGCCAATATCCAACGACTACGTGCCGGAATAACTCCGCCGAGCCGCACTGATTGCGGCTGTGATCGGATGACCGCGCAACTCTAGCAAGGAGCAATGACGTGGGTTCCCACAGCATCGACGCCGAAGTTTACAACGATGTCTCCACCGCCGAAGAGCCCTCGGCCGCGTGGGGCTGGCACCGAATTGGTAAGCGGCGCACCGTCACCGCCGCAGTTCTCAGCGCTATTTTCCTGCTGCTGATGAACTTTGGTAACCACCATGGTCATGTGGAAACCATCTATCTGGTAGTGATTGCAGTCGCCATCCTGCTCATGGCAGGCCTTTGGGTGAAGCATCCGCACTTCAAGCAAAAGACCACGGTTACCGCACACAACCGTCCAGTTGGCCACATTGAACCCGATTGGGCACACGATCAGCTGACCTTGACCGGAAAGTATGCGGATCTTAACGATGCACAGCTGCGTAGCCTCAACATTGATCCGGCGACCGTACACCGTCCAATCGATCCGGTTGCTGCACCTACCCAGCGGGTAATCGTCAAGTAGAGCCAATACAAGGCATCGCACCCTAAGCCAACGGCTTGCCCGTTACCGCAGGGCGCTATCCCACCACCCACCGACATTGCTGTTGTCGCAACAGCAAGCCTTGTCGGTGGGTTTTTTTATGTCGGCAACATCTCTGCAAGCAAGCATCCCCGGGAAACTCTCATTAGCGGTAAGTTCTCCTGCTTCTTCCAAGCGACGCATTTACCCCACTCGTTGTTTCACATGGCTTGCCACATACTCCCCTTCTTTCGCACGGCGATCAATACCACGGGGCACTGACCGTGTGCCGAATCAGGACTGAGCGCAACACCGTACAGGTTTGCCAAGACGCCAACTGGTGCCCTCACTCAGGAATGAAAACGGGCACAAGTGCTACTACTCAATGCTTGAACCGTCCTGTTTTCCACCCGCAACAGAGGGCATATCACCCCCTCCTGTGTGAAGCTCAAAGGTGTGAGCAAAGACAAAACGGCGCCGTTTTGACGTTCCTCGCTCGCTCGCCTGCGAAGAAATATGGCCTAAATTACCCCCGCGAAATTTAGGCCTTTCCTATCTCACCGTATGGAAAACCCCAGGCCAAGACGTTGGCGCTCACAAAGCAGCAAAGGCTAGTACACCCATAGGAAAAAAGCATAGGCCGGAAGTTCAACCACACCCGCCTGGCAGCGTAGACTGTGACCACAGGCACAGTTATGTGCCCTCCCTGCCCATCCCACACTAAGGATGACACGGAACGTGCATCATCCGGCGTGGGGCCACGTGGATGAGGGAGACGCTCCGGTTAGCTAATGTTTGGCAAGTTAACCGGTTCACCGCAGGAACTGTTGAGTGAATTCGGATGATTTCAACATTCGAGATCACCCCCCAAGATTGCAGTGATCTCCAGCGCACTCCCCTGATCCACGTGGCCCCACTGCTGTTTGATCGCCACAGCAGTGCACCGCTGGTTCCAAGACGGCACCGAGATACACAATCGGGCGAGCCGTCACAACCAGTACCACCACTGCCAACAGTGTTGTCCGTCAGGAAGGCCTACGAGAGATGATCAAATATCTGCTCAAGAAAGTGGCGAGTTGGGGGTTGATGATTTTCATCGCCGTCAACGTCACCTATTTTCTTGCGAGCGCGTTTCTAAACCCCCGCTCTAACTACATTGGACGTCGTCCACCAGTCCCCGAGGATCGCATCGACGCAATCCTCACCCCGCTGAACCTCAACGACAAGATTTCGATCTGGGAACGGTGGTGGACATGGCTGTCTAATATTCTCTTCCACTGGGACTGGGGCTACAGCCCGCTCGGCAACAGTGTGAACGAAGAGATCTCCTACCGTATTTGGGTATCCGCTCGGCTGCTGCTGTTAGCCACGATTTTGTCGATCGTCATCGGTATTTCCATTGGTGTGTACACTGCGTCTCGCCAGTACAAGACGGGTGACCGGGTGTTCCAATTCATCTCCATCGTGATGATGAACGTCCACATCGTGGTTTCCTCGCTGGTTGTCGTTTGGGCAGCCATCGAGATCAACAAGTCGGTTGGCAAGAGCTTGTTCTATGTCACTGGTTCTTCCTCGATTGGCGTCACCGGATTCTTCCCGCAGCTCATCGACCTCTTGCAGCACCTCATTCTGCCGACGATCTCGCTGGTGGTTATCTCCTACGCTGGCTACCACTTCCTGCAGCGCTCCATGCTGCTGGACAACATTAACGCCGACTATGTTCGTACGGCTCGCGCCAAAGGTTTGACCCGCAGTCAAGCTGTTCGCCGCCACGCGCTGCGTACTTCGATCATTCCGGTTGCTACCACGGTGGCATTCTCTATCCCGGGCGTGTTCGTTGGTGCAATTATGACTGAAACTATTTTCGGCTGGCGCGGCATGGGTCAATACTTCCTGCAGACGATCAACCGCAATGACATTCACGGTGCAGTGGCTGTTGCGGCCTTCGGTGCAGCAATGACCGCAGTCGGCGCAATCTTGTCCGACTTGTTCGTCGTATTCCTCGACCCACGAGTGAGGGTGAGCTAAATGTATAAAA
The Corynebacterium choanae DNA segment above includes these coding regions:
- the map gene encoding type I methionyl aminopeptidase yields the protein MSASRPLTPGKPTPIRKVPKSITRPEYVWKDTVQEACGEPYVQSAETIAAMREASRLAANALAIAGKAVAPGITTDALDQIVHEYLCDHGAYPSTLGYRGFPKSCCVSLNEIVCHGIPDTTVIEDGDIVNIDVTAFHGGVHGDCNRTFLAGDVSEEHRLLVERTHKATLRGIKAAKPGREINVIGRVIESYAHRFGYQVVTDFTGHGVGPTFHNGLVVLHYDSMAYRDVLTPGMTLTIEPMINLGDLAYETWDDGWTIQNSDRQFTAQFEHTIVITETGNEILTLADPEIDTFDHDRRITG
- the ispG gene encoding flavodoxin-dependent (E)-4-hydroxy-3-methylbut-2-enyl-diphosphate synthase, coding for MPPTPPPVLAPRRKTRNFMVGKVGVGSDHPISVQSMTTTKTHDINATLQQIAQLTATGCDIVRVACPKPIDAEALPIIAKKSPIPVIADIHFQPKYIFAAIDAGCAAVRVNPGNIKEFDGRVKEVAHAARDAGIPIRIGVNAGSLDQRIMDKYGKATPEALVESALWEASLFEDHGFGDIKISVKHHDPVTMVEAYRQLAEACDYPLHLGVTEAGPAFQGTIKSSVAFGALLAEGIGDTIRVSLSAPPVEEIKVGDMILQSMNLRPRKLEIVSCPSCGRAQVDVYTLAEEVTAALEGMEVPLRVAVMGCVVNGPGEARDADLGVASGNGKGQIFVKGEVIKTVPESKIVETLIEEAMRLAEEMGDVEATGAPEVKVTR
- a CDS encoding penicillin-binding transpeptidase domain-containing protein — its product is MQRVVSALMVVLCLVAGVACTPKPPQPDPVAEDFAAALSAEDFSAAGAFTDDPQATESLFQASAQGLQAESLSMQLADITGEGQQVTARFTIDWALPGDRHFSYDTQALMTQTAKQWQVRIKPSVVHPQLGAGQHLELRGLPAKRASVVAADGRAVLNPGMVYRILLNAQITPNPALAAAEIAAAFEQARANHGDAAVPPVDPRELSIAAKAVNGPYSVAVLGEAPGKQVAQALAGVQGVVVNEEADLVATDPNFAPEIIGRVKQAVATDVEGERGWLVASVNEHGAVIDTLTRNDPSPAPAIAISLDPRMQQAAQAAVDLRQEMKTMMVVIRPSTGAILAVAQTGRADEDGPVALMGQYPPGSTFKIITATAGMERQGVTPGSIVPCPGTMDIGHRIVTNYNAFSLGSVPLLRAFASSCNTTFADISARLAPGELKSVAAQFGLGRDYHIQGLDTVTGQVPEGEELVDRTEAGFGQGKDLASPFGMALVAATAAHGATPEPYLIAGDHSATDPAPPAPAPEAIAQLQQMMLAVTQQGTARGMRAAGDVYGKTGEAEIAGGSHAWFAGYRGDIAFATLIVLGGGSESAVAVTDHFLRALDEQGLG
- a CDS encoding cobyric acid synthase, translated to MTAVLVAGTTSDAGKSVIVAGLCRAFTRRGIRVAPFKAQNMSNNSAVCPAGGEIGRAQALQAAACGLEPSVEFNPILLKPGSDRQSQLVVQGIAAGQVSARSYIHHRSHLRQLAGQALRDLEARFDVVIVEGAGSPAEINLRETDVANFGLLDAAGAMPVLLVGDIDRGGVLAHFYGTATIVDPADAAHIAGFIVNKFRGDATILQPGLDTLTQRLSIPTLGVVPYIPGLWIDAEDSLQSQLGNTIGPGLPPLGSAMLDIAAIRLPRISNATDVEALAVEPGVRVRWVDDPASVRQADLLVLPGSKATVADLRWLRERKLDEAIVYRAEQQLPVLGICGGFQMLCRSIIDPVEAGVATAVEGLGVFACDIEFGEEKILQRYESGAYEIHHGREVNNTETPWPFGTHGAVTGASFGTHLHGLCEDDEFRRSFLATIAACCGKQDSFIVADNTSFAAAREAQLDIIADTLEAALNLDALIAMITEYPRP